CGGCAGTGAACATGAATTCTCAGACGTTTCTTAATCAGCAGGCTCAGGTTCGTCAACAAGCTGCTCAGCAGTTGCGTaatcaacagcaacaacaacagcagcaacagcagcaacaacaaagaCCTCAACTCACTccacagcagcagcagttGATTAATCAGATGAAGGTTGCTCCAATTCCTAGAGAGTTGTTGCAGAGGATTCCTAACGTTCCGGCAGGGGTCAATACTTGGCAGCAGATCACAGAACTAGCACAGCAAAAGAGACTCACTCCGCAAGATATGCAAATTGCCAAGGAGATTTATAAATTACATCAACAGTTACTTTACAAGTCAAAGTTACAACAGGCCGGTTCGAATAATAGAATGtctcaacagcagcaaattccacagcagcaacagcaccaccaccagcagcagcaacaacaacaacagcagcagcagcaacaacagcaacagcaacagcagcaacaacagcaacagcaacagcagcaacacCAAAGGGTTCAAAGTATGAGCAACAATGCTccgcagcagcaacagaaCCAACAAAGATCTGGTGAATTACCAAATGTTCTAGGACAaataaatcaaattttcacACCAGATGAACAAAGAGCTTTATTACATGAAGCTATGGAAGCTAGTAAAAACTTCCAAAAGACACAATTTGGTGTTAATATGACTGATGCAAATAAGCAGAATTTTATTagaaaatatatcaatcaaaaagctttgaaaaaaatccaaaatgtCCGATTAGCACAAATGGCGGCCAGTGGAGCTAATCAACCAAAGTCGCGAccacaacagcaacaacagcaacaacagcaacaacagcaacaacagcaacaacagcaacaacagcaacaacagcaacagaCATTGCCACAACAAGTGTCTCAACAGATGTCCCAACAAATACCATtgcaacagcagcaacagcagcaacagcagcaacagcaacgCTTGAGGAATATTAGCGCGAACATGAAAAGCCAGCTACCAAACGGTAACCAATTGAATGCCAATCCTGCTGTGCAGGCAAATGTACCGCAAGCAGGATCCATGAGAAACATGAATAGGGTGCCCGCCCAACAAGCGACGACTCCACAGGTTCAAGCTGCGCAAGTTAGACCAGCAGTTTTACAGGCCTTCGCACCTACTCCTCAAGATGTTGAAGTTGTCAAACGTATATCGACTGAAGCAGCAAGAACACCACTGAGACTAACAGATTTGACGAATACGTTGACAACCCAAGAACGcgaagatatcaaaagaaaactttatTTGAATCAGCAACTATTTGCCCAAGTTAGTAACTATGCTCCACAAGTTTATGTTTTAAcgaaaagtgaaaatttCTTAAAAGAGGTTCTGCAATTGAGAATATTTGTCAAGGAAATTCTAGAGAAATGCTCAAAGGGAATATACGTTGTGAAATCTGACACTGTCGATAAATtaataatgaaatatcagaaaTACTGGGAAAGTATGAAAATTCAACTATTGAGAAGACAGCAGTTGATccagcagcagcagcaacagcaacaacagcaacaacaggTTGACAATAATCAAGGCGGGCCAAGTATTTCTCAGCAGCAACAGAGGGTCCAAGGCTCCATGCAGCATATACAACAGCAATTGCAACAGAAACAGCgtcaacagcaacagcaacagcaacagcaacatcaacaacaacaacagcagcagcagcagcaacagctacagcaacagcaacagcaattaCAGctacagcaacagcaacagcaacagcaacaacaacaacaacatcaacaacaacatcaGCAccatcaacaacaacaacaacaacaacaacaacatcttcatcatcctGCTATGAATAGTAGTACTGGAACACCCATTGTTGCACCTAATCAGGCTGCCATGGCGGCGGCCGCAGCGATGTCAGGTAATACTTCAAGTTCCAATTATCAACATATTTTACCAGAGACCGGTGCTGCGGCGCCACCTACCTCAGCCGTTCCTCATACGTCAAACAGCGGATTAGGATTAGATTTCTTGGCTTCTCCAGATTTGGCAGTAATTTCACCAAATGTTGGTTCATCTCCTAAGAGAGATCTCGGCAAAGTTGCTGCAGCCAATCAAAGCAGAGCGAAGTCCAAAAGACCTTCATCGATTAATCCATCTCAATCAAATGCTGCTACTcctaacattttgcatGCTGCTGTGCCCAGTAGGTCAGCCACACCTGCAACCGCCAACTTTTCTTCTGCTGGATCTCCTCTAGTCATGAACAAGCCTATTTCTGTATCCCAGAAAACTCCATCACCATTGACTGTCCCTCACCTAACACAAGGGCAAAATGTAGGTTCGAATTCAAATATCGATAATCCCTTCaaggaggaagaagaaaagttaAGAAGTTTGAACATTCGCAAAGCAGAGATTATATCACGCTTTAAGCACCgtcaagaaattttcagtAAATCACCTGTTGATATCTTCTTATCAACATTAGCAGATTGCTTTTCTgtaaaagatgaagaagttgaaattgtttCGACAATTCCTCAAAATATTATCGATCAAGTGAACGGTACTGCTAAGAAAAGATTAAGTAAAGCCGCACAGAGAGCCAAGGAGCAAGATGTCGTTTCTTTAAATATTAAGGACAATAAGTTAATAATGGAGAGTAAAATGGGACCATCATCGAGCTCATATGGCATATCAACAGACGCTTTATCCGCAATTTTCAGGAATGTTTCCGGAGCAGGAGTAATACACAACATGTGTTTCTACGATTCCTCATCAGGCgagaacttttcaaatcaaaataacacaaagaagagaaagctGGAAGATGCTGAGATCAGTCCAACAAATTCCAATGTTTCGccatcatcttctttgatgagtgattcaaaaaaagttaaAATTGACTCTCCCGAAGATATGTTTTCAGGAAAGTGCAACGCAGAACAAACTTCCAAACAAACAACAAGCTCAGTGCCAGCTAACATATGGGACTGGAACTTTTGGTCAGAAATGAGGTAAACTTTGTGtaatatataaatatatataacgTTTAACTGTATCAGGATATACCAGCAAGAATTAAGGATGATTTTCGCCGGAAGTACTTGATTGATAGGTTCTACATTTCAACTATTTGTATCCTCAACCCAACTAAGAAGTTGTCCCATTCAAATGAATAAAACACATAAGTTATATGAACAAAATCATGGCAAGAGTATCAATATGGTGAAAGTTAAAACATGAAAAGTTGGTCGGCCAGGATTCTAAAAATCGCTACATCAAAATACCGTTTTTAtgtattttgtttttctgtCATCGGGGTAATTTCATCGAGAGCCTGACTtcatatcaaaaaatcaaacaCCTAAGGCTCTATAAGATGATAGATCTGCAGAGAAATCGGCAGCTACATTTAACGTGAGGCATTGAGCGAGGATGACCACCAATTGCTCATTTCCCAATATACCAGATGATAGATTGAAGCGTGAACTTCTTCCAGAAACCTATCAATGGTGTTTAACGAACGGTCTTGTCATGTATCCCATTAACTTTCAGCAGGAACAAACAATGATTGCACCTGTAACGCTATATCCAACACCATTACCAAgaagaagttttgaaaGTGCAGAAGACGTGCAGAAGATCTACAACGAATTATATGCCAAAATCTCTCAGGATTCAGGAGGCTGGCTGACAAATGAAACTATCAAACTGGCAAATTTCGACTCTGAATTTACAGGTAAGCTCTGGAAACTGTATCTAGAAGCTGTTAAAAATGGAATTACACAGAAATTAAAGCTTGGTGTCTTTCGATCCGATTACTTGGTTGATAAGAGGAGTACTGATATTAAACAGGTGGAATTTAATACTGTTTCTGTTTCATTCGGAGGTTTATCCACAAAAGTGGGTCAACTGCACAATTATCTGAATGAAACTGGCAGCTATTCACTGGGAACTAAATTTTATCAACAAGAAATTCCTACATCAGAATCTGACTCTTTGCTTGCTAAAGGTCTAGCTGCCGCtgtcaaaaaatatgacCCGGTTCTCGAGAACCCTATCGTCGCATTTATAACACAAGACAATGAGAGAAACgtttttgatcaaagagTTATTGAATATAATTTGCTAAAAGAATATGGAATACGTTCTATTAGATTAACACTTGATGAGGTCCAAGAAAGAACTTATGTCAAAGACGAGAAGCGGAGATTGTTTGTGAAATCTAGTGATCAAGAAATAGCACTAGTTTATTTTAGAGCGGGCTATTCGCCAACGGATTTCAAATCACAAATATCTTGGGATAACAGATTGGTATTAGAAACGAGCTATGCCATCAAAGCGCCTGATTTAATGACACAATTATCAGgtacaaagaaaattcaacaacTATTAACGGACGAGCTGACATTATCTAAATTTATTGATGACGAATCTACCAGAAGGAgaattctttcaacttttgtAAAAATATATCCCTTGGATGATACTCCCTTGGGGAAACAgggaaaaaaatttgcattGGAATCGCCACATAAATACGTATTGAAACCTCAAAGAGAAGGTGGAGGAAATAATATCTACAAAGGAGATATTCCTGATTTCTTAAATAAAACTCCTGTAGATCAATGGAGCGCTTACGTTCTAATGGAATTGATAGAGCCAAATTCAACCGAAGGTAACATCGTATTGCGTGGGAATGAAATGTTTAAGGAACCAATTTTGAGTGAATTGGGCATCTTTGGGtgcattcttttcaacgaAACAGAAGTATTTTACAATGAATATGCTGGTTGGTTGCTTAGatcaaaattcaacagCTCCAATGAAGGTGGAGTTGCTGCTGGATTTGGTTGTGTCGATAGTATTGTTTTAGTTTGATAGATATTTTTCTAAGATAGCAGAATGCATACTTTTTAACCATCTTTCACTAGAGCATGCTATTaaacaaaattgatataGATGTATAGTCAAGAGCgcttttttatcaattcGACTCCCCATCTAGCAGCGCCAGCTGTATTGCTAGTTATGGTGAAGATTGAAACTAAAGGAAGCATCTCAAGAAAACCTGCCGCCATCCCaaatgaaagaaagagaCCTATATGTTCATATTGGAAATCTTTTGCTTGATCTTTGCTAATACCTTTCAATGTGAAGTATCTTCCCATATATGAAAACGCTCTTCTACCACttatcaattgatttgCAATAGTTGGACCAATCAATGGAACAACCGATATCGAAGATATTATAAGCAGGATAAGTATACTTCTCAATATGCTAACACACCATGTTGGTAgtgaaaaaatccaaaactCAGGCATTGTCCAATTTGCCTTGAATTCTTGTTTTGGAGATATTTTAATATACTTTGCACTCCTTAGGAACTCATGTTGTCCATGCAAATATAGCGTCGTATCGAAAATATTATTATAAATAGGTGTGAGAACAATATTTCTACAAACCATTGCCGTCAGAGCATTAGTTTGCAAGAGCCATTGAATGTTAACTATTATGACACCTAAAGGTCCCAAAGCCACTATTGCCCACGCCAAAACTGTAGGCATAATAATTGTATAGTACAAGATACCAattgtcaaaaaaattatcaaataaCAAACTCCAAAAATTAACAATTGCCCCCAATACACTCTGTGCGTAGAAATTAAAATAAGGCCCTTTTCCGATTGTGGCTATGTTAGTATTGAactctttttcagatgTCTAGTAATGtgattttttatcacaTACAATGAATGGATATTTAAAGGTATTACCCAGAAAAAAGtccttcaaaaagtttcTCTTAACATATTCCCTCCGTCTCTTGAGAGTTGCCAGAGCTACATTTTTCCACTGTTTGAACAGAATAGGAATTCTATCAAGTATCGGCAACTCAATATTGGCCTTTGGATCCAAATGGGAACttgtttcatttgattGGCTGATCTCAGGGGGTAGAGGCTCCTCTGCTCTCGAAAAATCTTGCTCTGCTCGATAATCTGTATAACTGATTATAACGGTATCGTGTCCTTTCATTTTGCCCAACGTTATAATTGTTGCCAGAGTGTACATATGAAGTTTGATCAAATAATCATCCTTTTAAATGTTTGAAATGCGacacaaaaaataaattaaTTTATTATTGTCATAGTgacagaaaaaagagagaaagaTACGGTCGAGCAGACATTTATCCTCAGGCAGCTACCGCTAGCCTGAGTTTTTATGTTGGTAAGAGAGGTACCTTGCTGCGATTGATAGGTATAAAAGACCTCGATTTCCCTTTCAATTAAGTGATTACGCCAAATAAACGGGATTAAATAGCAGCAGCTTCTGAACTGAACATAAAACTGACCTACAACCATGTGTGGGGTGCATCTATTTCTGTTCTCTACACTGTCTCATCAGGGATACTGGTGTTTAATAGTGTAACCTATCTGCACCTAGCTACGATTAGTACTTGAGCGATATCTCATGATAATACTAAAAGAGCCCTTGAGTGTTGTTGCACTTCCTTGCATTTCTCAGCTCAATATTGTCACGTTCGttccttttgaatgaaatatatcatTTTATTATATGTAATCTGTATAGTAGCTACTTTAAATATTTCTAATTGCCCACAAGGCTGCACCAATAGTATTTGTGCAGAGGGCGAAACCAGATAAGATTGGAATAGTTTCTAATAAACCACAAGACATACCAAATGCAGTATATTGACCAAAATGCTCAAAAAACTCATCCTTGCGCTGTAAATTATTATAACCTCTCAGTCTGAGACATTTCGAGAAAAATGTTTTAGCAATAAATGGTGACATTAAATATGTAAACATAAATGGGCCTAAGATTGGTATTGATGATATAATCAACGCAACGATAAGGGAAAGGGTGCCAGCAAAATACTTGAAAACCTTTAGCGGTAAATAGAATgaccaaaaataaattgagGTGATTGGAACATAGTACTTTATAGgttttttgttgaagaaggcCTGCatgccatttttttcaactgtGATTGTTATTAAATGATTATTAAAATGGCAAAGTCGCATGAACATCATTGTAAGAACATTTGCCTGCAAAAACGAATGGGTCCATGCAACTAAAAGTCCAGTGGGTCCAAAAATCGCAAATAGTGCTGTGTAAACAGGGGTTATTGTTGCCCAATACACCATGCTAACGATCGTGTACATAATCAAGTACAAGGAAAGAGTGCCAAGTACATTCAACGCATAATCACTTTTGTATTTGTAAAACTGTCCAATTCCTTTGAAAGGGAAAAGAAAAGCGCTcccatcaaaaaaatcaaagaaaaaattacCAAACACCCTGGAGAATCTATGGCTTAATATTTCGCCCTCTTTTTTGTAAACTTTTTCACTGTACTCTTTAAGAGCTAGCTCTGACGATGGGTGTCTCTCGTACACTTGATTGATATCGTACTTGTAAACAAGAGCACCGACTCCAGTTAGAAAAAGTGATCCTGCGAAACTCAtagccaaaaaaaaactgtgGGAGAAATTTGTCTATGTGTCTGGATACAGCTATGGAGGAAGGATGCCAGAAAgcgaaagaaaaatacaacagATCAATGGTCCGAAATATGCctcttttatatataaatTGGGGTACATAAAATAAGACACTAGTAAGTCATATTCAATAATTAATtaatttattcaatttccatttttggTTTTCAATTACTGACgcaaaaaacaaacaaacaTTAACGTCACATGGAGAAACTTCAGTGCATATTGCCTGCATACCTCTCACATTTTCCGAAAGAGGTACTGAATTTCTCTAAGCGGCAGAACAAATGCCTGAAAGAATTAGCTTTCCTCATTTCCTGTTTAGGAGAGCTTGTGAAGCCCCAAAAGGGATATATCTCTTTGTCATTATATACGTAAAATGTTTATTTTTGCCTGTTTGAAGGCGAGCTGTTGAGAATGTGTCTTTACACGAGTCTTTCGTGGAGCGTGATATCAATGGCTCGCCGTGCTCCCGCCTTATATATGATAGAATAGCTTCCTGCCATACTACATGTACCAGTCGAAATCTCCCAGGCTAGTCAAGTACGTTAAGCTGAGAGCCGCGGGCTCGCAGTTCTGAAGTGAAGTCTCTTCCCACTAATGTCCGTGGCCAGACTTTATCTTATTGTAACTTAATTCACCTTAGCTTCACGGTTACATGTCTTGAAGCCCGCGTTCAATGAAGCGAAAGGCTCGAAAGAAGAGATGGGCGTGCTTTCGTTCTCGACCTAGGGCTCTGCTACTGCCCAGCAAGGATGGAGAGAGAATTGCTATATATCTATGATCGCTTTCTATAGTAAATGTGTTGAAGGTCTGATGGCCGCATAAGTGATACAATACGTAGCCTGTCATCTAGTATTTGAGCCATGGAAGGGCACAAGGAGCTCTCCTTGTAGAGGAGTGGGCGAGAAAGCGTAGCACTTTTGACAGTCTCGAAAAACAATCGTAAAAATGACTCCGCTTTATATATGATGAGTGAGAGTGCATCTTGATGGCTCAGTGTCTTCGTGGTTGTGTGAGTAGCCCAGTCTTGGGCTGCCTATCGGTGCTTTCTCGCTGTAGGCGATCTTTATCCGGACGGCAGTTTATTCATTCTTCCGGACAGCTAGGCACTGATCTGCCTTATAAAAAGTAATCCATATTTGTCGAAGTGATAGAGATACAAAAAATGTAGCTGATGAGGCGGTGTGTATCGGGGTGTGTATCAAACAGAGAAAGTTATATCTTGTTATTATTGACTTTACTCTGAACTTTAATCCTCTATATTCTAGAGGTATCGGCTTGTACCGCGGTCAGGGCATCGGGGGGATTTAAACGTGAGTCAACAGAGAAAGGGTTGATTGAAGTGCGATTTCAGAGGAAGCGCGTTGGAAAGAAAACCGTAGAACCAATATCGATTAGGAAAAGACATCTTTGTGTGTGTCATACAGTTTGGCAGGAAATCTAAGAGCTTATTTTGTTTGGGGAAAGAAAGAACGCAAATGCCGTATATAGGAGCTTCAGCTATTTCACAGTCTTCCTTTAAAAGTCTGAAGGAGCAGCATTTTGCGAAAGGAGCAAGTCCGTCCAGGAACTCGTCGAAGCAGTCCTCGATATGTGAGGAATCGGATGCCGAGTCGATTCGCAGCAATACACCAGACACGACAGCCGACACTAGTTCGAATGACACTGGGTATGACATACCTCTGGAACAAGGAGTGAGGACAGAGGCAAAAAGGACTCAGTCTGTTAGCCCTACAGTTTCATGTAGATCGGAGTGTGAGACTAATGAGGTTTCGGCTCTACCAAATGAGTCTACACATGCGTACTCATATAATCCACTTTCGCCAAACTCTTTGGCTGTGAGACTGAGTATACTGAAGAGGTCCTTGGAGATACTGATAAGAAACCCTAATATGTTAGGTGACTCGAAATATGAGAGCAATAGTTTTAATACTGACAAAGAACAATGtgagatgaaaaagaagaatagaaagaataataatGCTAATGTAATGCAACAGAAATTCAGTGCACACTCCGCAGCACTTAATGCGTTTGTTTCAAGTACTACAGCTAGTGCTAATGCCAGCAGTACTTCTAGTGGTACTGCTAGTGGTATACAGTCACCAGGTGCGGCAGTTTCAAGAACAGCTAGCTCCATAATCCCATTCAAGGGTGTAGGAGCAAATGCAACGACACACCTACATAGACCCTCATCATTAGCATACATTTCGCATaactcaaaaaatgagagaaAAGGGGAGATATATTACAATAGAATTAATGCATCGAGCTCGATGGATGTAATAAACTCGCAGAGGGCAGATTTAGAGGGTTTATTGGAGTTATTAAATAAAACGCTGGAAAACAATACTTCTGAGAGGGCGACTGACCTTCATATGATATCTTTATTGAACATCGATAAGCTGATACTCGGCAAAACAGAATCAAACGGGAGAAGGTCGTCACAAGCGCAACTAAAAGTTTTACAACTCAAGAAAACCTTACTAGATAGTTTAGCTGAgcctttttttgaacaCTTTAATTCCCAAGAAGGACAAGGGgcagaagaaatgaaagaattgaacCATGAAATTGATACAATTCCGGGTTTGAAATTAGACGCAAATAAGGTTGCAATGTCTAGTATACGACCTCAACAGGATTACGGCCGTATTCTGCATACTTTCACATCAGGTAAAAATATCGCGCCTCAAGCTATTTTTAC
This Zygotorulaspora mrakii chromosome 5, complete sequence DNA region includes the following protein-coding sequences:
- the GSH2 gene encoding glutathione synthase (similar to Saccharomyces cerevisiae GSH2 (YOL049W); ancestral locus Anc_7.82), with amino-acid sequence MTTNCSFPNIPDDRLKRELLPETYQWCLTNGLVMYPINFQQEQTMIAPVTLYPTPLPRRSFESAEDVQKIYNELYAKISQDSGGWLTNETIKLANFDSEFTGKLWKLYLEAVKNGITQKLKLGVFRSDYLVDKRSTDIKQVEFNTVSVSFGGLSTKVGQLHNYLNETGSYSLGTKFYQQEIPTSESDSLLAKGLAAAVKKYDPVLENPIVAFITQDNERNVFDQRVIEYNLLKEYGIRSIRLTLDEVQERTYVKDEKRRLFVKSSDQEIALVYFRAGYSPTDFKSQISWDNRLVLETSYAIKAPDLMTQLSGTKKIQQLLTDELTLSKFIDDESTRRRILSTFVKIYPLDDTPLGKQGKKFALESPHKYVLKPQREGGGNNIYKGDIPDFLNKTPVDQWSAYVLMELIEPNSTEGNIVLRGNEMFKEPILSELGIFGCILFNETEVFYNEYAGWLLRSKFNSSNEGGVAAGFGCVDSIVLV
- the RRT8 gene encoding Rrt8p (similar to Saccharomyces cerevisiae YOL048C; ancestral locus Anc_7.83); this translates as MYTLATIITLGKMKGHDTVIISYTDYRAEQDFSRAEEPLPPEISQSNETSSHLDPKANIELPILDRIPILFKQWKNVALATLKRRREYVKRNFLKDFFLGNTFKYPFIGLILISTHRVYWGQLLIFGVCYLIIFLTIGILYYTIIMPTVLAWAIVALGPLGVIIVNIQWLLQTNALTAMVCRNIVLTPIYNNIFDTTLYLHGQHEFLRSAKYIKISPKQEFKANWTMPEFWIFSLPTWCVSILRSILILLIISSISVVPLIGPTIANQLISGRRAFSYMGRYFTLKGISKDQAKDFQYEHIGLFLSFGMAAGFLEMLPLVSIFTITSNTAGAARWGVELIKKRS
- a CDS encoding uncharacterized protein (similar to Saccharomyces cerevisiae GAL11 (YOL051W); ancestral locus Anc_7.81); this encodes MSSGGKDALSLEERSKNVNDLLLVLMDINEINGGNSDTAEKMKLHAKNFEAALYAKSSSKKEYMDSMREKVTAMSNTRDSRKKAAAAAMSMGMRGQQQQRSGSIPVNGNFMSTAVNMNSQTFLNQQAQVRQQAAQQLRNQQQQQQQQQQQQQRPQLTPQQQQLINQMKVAPIPRELLQRIPNVPAGVNTWQQITELAQQKRLTPQDMQIAKEIYKLHQQLLYKSKLQQAGSNNRMSQQQQIPQQQQHHHQQQQQQQQQQQQQQQQQQQQQQQQQQQQHQRVQSMSNNAPQQQQNQQRSGELPNVLGQINQIFTPDEQRALLHEAMEASKNFQKTQFGVNMTDANKQNFIRKYINQKALKKIQNVRLAQMAASGANQPKSRPQQQQQQQQQQQQQQQQQQQQQQQQQTLPQQVSQQMSQQIPLQQQQQQQQQQQQRLRNISANMKSQLPNGNQLNANPAVQANVPQAGSMRNMNRVPAQQATTPQVQAAQVRPAVLQAFAPTPQDVEVVKRISTEAARTPLRLTDLTNTLTTQEREDIKRKLYLNQQLFAQVSNYAPQVYVLTKSENFLKEVLQLRIFVKEILEKCSKGIYVVKSDTVDKLIMKYQKYWESMKIQLLRRQQLIQQQQQQQQQQQQVDNNQGGPSISQQQQRVQGSMQHIQQQLQQKQRQQQQQQQQQHQQQQQQQQQQQLQQQQQQLQLQQQQQQQQQQQQHQQQHQHHQQQQQQQQQHLHHPAMNSSTGTPIVAPNQAAMAAAAAMSGNTSSSNYQHILPETGAAAPPTSAVPHTSNSGLGLDFLASPDLAVISPNVGSSPKRDLGKVAAANQSRAKSKRPSSINPSQSNAATPNILHAAVPSRSATPATANFSSAGSPLVMNKPISVSQKTPSPLTVPHLTQGQNVGSNSNIDNPFKEEEEKLRSLNIRKAEIISRFKHRQEIFSKSPVDIFLSTLADCFSVKDEEVEIVSTIPQNIIDQVNGTAKKRLSKAAQRAKEQDVVSLNIKDNKLIMESKMGPSSSSYGISTDALSAIFRNVSGAGVIHNMCFYDSSSGENFSNQNNTKKRKLEDAEISPTNSNVSPSSSLMSDSKKVKIDSPEDMFSGKCNAEQTSKQTTSSVPANIWDWNFWSEMR
- a CDS encoding uncharacterized protein (similar to Saccharomyces cerevisiae YAL018C; ancestral locus Anc_7.85), with amino-acid sequence MSFAGSLFLTGVGALVYKYDINQVYERHPSSELALKEYSEKVYKKEGEILSHRFSRVFGNFFFDFFDGSAFLFPFKGIGQFYKYKSDYALNVLGTLSLYLIMYTIVSMVYWATITPVYTALFAIFGPTGLLVAWTHSFLQANVLTMMFMRLCHFNNHLITITVEKNGMQAFFNKKPIKYYVPITSIYFWSFYLPLKVFKYFAGTLSLIVALIISSIPILGPFMFTYLMSPFIAKTFFSKCLRLRGYNNLQRKDEFFEHFGQYTAFGMSCGLLETIPILSGFALCTNTIGAALWAIRNI